GTCTGGTCTGCTTAGGACTGCCGAAAGGGCATCGAAACTGGGGCACAATGCCGAACAATAGAATATTTGTGTTTCTCATTTTGATTATGGAAAAGGGGGACACCGTTTTATAGCGCCGTAATAGGGGTTTCGTTATTCCCCCGTGTGAATGGAGCGGTGTACAGGTGTGACCAGCGCTCCATTGGGATATGTGGGGCGGCTGAATACAACAGTGataataaaagtgaatggagcgctGGCCACGCACTTGCACTACAGCGCCGTTCATGCAGAGGACTTATGGACACCCAGTCTCATTCTCCGCAGTCGGACCCCCAGTGATGATACATTTATCACATAAGCGGTGGACAGGCACTTTCACTACAGCGCCGTTAATTCAAGGCACTCAGGGGCCGCTCGTTCTCGTTCTCAGCATTTGGCCAATTTCATGTCGCCTGCCAACTATGCAAATGAATGGCCATCCATGGGTTCATCACATAGAGGGGGGTCATGAGTGGGGTACCTGACTCGCCATTTGGAAGCTGTCGTCATAAGAACTCTTGGCCGCCGCCAGTAGAGGTGATCTGTATACTGCCATGTACTGTCGATATTCCCTTGATCAGGAACTGCAAACAGGTCAGTCCCGAGTGCGAGTGGGGAGTGTTTTAGGAAAAAGCTTCCCCCTCCTTTCGCTTTAACTAATCATGGCGGCTGAAATAATAAAAAGCAGCTTCTTTGTGGGGGATCGCCACCAGGATAGTCCGGGGAGCACCAAGCCGCTGAATCACGCTCCATATTTTATATTTACAGGCAGACAAAAGAGCACACCACAATGCACTGGAGCGCAAGCGCAGGGACCACATCAAGGACAGCTTTCACAGCCTAAGAGACTCCGTACCTTCACTCCAAGGCGAAAAGGTGAGCTGAACATCGTATTCGAATGTGTGATATGTAagggttaggctagtttcacatctgctgcTGTCCTCCGGCCAGACAAAAACAGTTGCGTGAAgtagtttttgtccagccgattccCAACAACGTGGCCGGTCTTCTGGGGTCCGGTGGGCAGTCGGCAGTATCTGGAAATGCAGAATCCGGAGAACTCCAGCTGTCTGCCGGGACAgcctgccgcagatgtgaaactagccttagcgcTTAGACCTTAGAGGacatgtcccctctcctgacatccgttttagtaacgacttgcattccccatgtaataacaattctggagcatctcttctTACGACTCTATGATCTTCCattccttttttctatttgtagtagAAGTTTATTAATGATTTGCAGACAAGGTTGGTGGATATTACCATGTTAGGGGGTCTGAGAATATCCAGTCAGttctgctggtgtcagactgtgcatggacacccccccaactggttacactCATCTGAACCTTCATTAGAAACTGCTGGCATTTCCTTCATAACTTGTGGATGGAACAACACAGCAATGgtgtaagaatagatgctccagaattgcaaTTACATGGGGaactgcaagtagttactaaaacagacagagGTTAAAATTAGATGGTATTAGGCAGTCAGCAGTTTTGACTCGTCACGGTGATAGGGGGAGCAGTGTGAGCATACCTGGGGCGATGCTGATGCAGATTGCATGACCACAAGTGCCATGGAGGCGGTCGCCCTCAGCTCTGTGCACTGAACACCTcgtcagcccctcccctctgctgtgaGTGACGGCTCTCGCTGTTTCCTGATTGGATGAAAGAGCTGTCACACAGAAGGGCGGGGCTGGCGGAGTCTTCAGGGGCACTGAGCGCATCGCGGGACTAAGAGTTGGATTTTTTTAGTCCTACAACCTATATGATCCTCGCCCCAGGTATGGCTTTACACTGCTCCCCTGTCACCTACATGGCGCGGTCAGCAGTATTGAGGGGTCAAACCTGCTGATAGACTCTCTTTAAACCCCAGAAGCTTTGATTTCAAATGCGGGTGTAACACTTATATTTGAAGTCTGGGAGCAGCATTGAAATTTGTAGTTCCTGGTTGTGTCTGTGTgtaagggaggtggggggagGGGTATGATGCAAGTAACggcaggagtcaaacagcacgtTTTACTTTCGTTTTCATTTTACAATCATCGGGAGGGGTTTGAACAAACACGCGATCATTCATTCCACACCCGCCTTTCTATGTCTTAATTAATCTgacagacattaaaggggttgtccagcttttattAAGTGATGGCCTGTCCTTAAAATAAGCCATCATTAGCTGATCAGCTTCGGCCTAACATCCAACACCCCTGCCGATAAGCTGTGCCGCCGAATCTCCAGCACTGACTCACGGAAGTCGGTGGTATCTGTGCTGCAGCGATGATCTGTGTAGTTTTAGCGCTGGACTTACTCCTATAcaggtgatcggtgggggttcggggtgtcagacccctgtcaatcagctagtgatggcctctCAGTGTAGGCTCGGTGTATATGCTAGGAGAACCTTCCGCCATATACGCCAAATAACTGCATCCCTTATTTGTAGCTGCACAAATCCTTTGCATTCTCTCCGGGAAGCAGGCAGGTTCTCCATGCCATGCAGTGTCCTCCATAAAGCATATGTAGACTTGGCCTCAGACTAGGTTCATGCCAGCTTTGAGAATTGTTCTCATcgggacactttgaatatcatgtCTGTACACTTGCATATGTCCGCCATTGACTCACATTGGAAAAGTATGGACTTCTTTTTGTGTTAGAAGCATAGTGGACTAGGCTGATCCGCACAGTGACGGTGATGTGATCCCATATTCCAGACAATCATATGGCAATTAAATTGGTGTTCCGGGACCTAGTACGTTAAACACCTGTaggagaaagtttgtaatatacttaatCACTCTGAAGTTGCGTGGATCAGCCACATGGGAACCGGGCCACGTGAcactcctcttctgaaaatcctaGATCCACCGACGTCACATCCTTTACTAAGTTTTTGGCCTCTGGGCTTCGGATGGGATGTCGTAATTCTGTGGACGGGACCAGAACTGTAGCTCTCCCTGGTCCAAGCGAAGATAAGATGGATTCAGGATTTTGTGTATGCGCCATGAAGAGGAATAGTTCTTGTGCCGCCAAAAGCTCAGACTGGAAACCTGGTAAAGGGTGCGACCACAGCGGAAGCTGGATCCTCAGAAGAGGAGTGTCACATGACCACGTTCCACGCACCTTCGGaacaaagtatattacaaactttctcctGCAAGTGTGTTCTGTGTAATTAAGGTGGCTTTGAGGGACTCGCtgggtcctggaaaaccccttttaacacttttttttttttggattacGTCTAGGTAACAGCTTATGGACAGGTTGGTATTCGTTAACTGAACGGTATTGGTCTAGTGACAACTTTTCATTAACTTAGGAGGAATAATGTTGATAAAAGTGGTCAGGTGTAACCCTTTTACTTCATCCCTTCAAGGCTTCACGGGCTCAAATACTGGACAAAGCaacagaatatatacagtatatgagaaGGAAAAATCACACACACCAGCAAGACATCGATGACCTAAAGAGACAAAACTCTCTGTTAGAACAACAAGGTATGGACGTGTATTCCAGGAGGTTCACAAGGTCCATCCTGAGGTTTTCCGCGTCTGGACATGTCCCCTACTCCAGGGCTGCATCACAAGCATCTCTTCCAGCCTAATAGTGCTCTGTATTGGGGAGGGGCAAGAACCCCAAAATAGCTGTCCACTGATGGGTGTCTGTGGTGTGGCTGTAGTCTTGTTTTGCATGGAGCATAGTCTGTAGTCAGCaccttagggtgccttcacacagtAATTTTCATCTTTGCCTCCCATTGACCATTGCTTGTAAATAAGACCTATACATCAGCTCGGTCTCCCTAATGAGTCTCCCAAGGACATGGAACAACCCCTTAAGGGTACCTTCGCACACTGCAGATTTTATTGCAAAATTTCTGAGGCCAACAACCAGAAAGTCACGTGCCAGTgaatcagatgaatggaactaATTTTCAGTTTACGgaaatttctgcagtatagtctgccacgtgtgaaggcacTATTTCTGGGACCCTGAATACGTCtgggttaggctagtttcactctAGCACTCAGAGATCCGGCAGGCTCTgtggatccagcattgccggaCGCTTCCTGAATGCCCTATAATGGAGACCGGCCGAGATCCGGCCTCAACCCggtaaatatgcagagaatcgtcTGGACAAGTATTGCTGCGCCAAATCTCctaacgctggtgtgaaactagcctcattCAGTGCTACGAATATTACTTCATGTAGGCCGCAGCTATGCTTTGATTGGCGGCACAGTTTGATCATGGCTCAAACGTTCAGCCATTGTAAAAACCAGGgcatgttttttggggggacagggccaccaacctttaaaggggtatttcagtgtaataaaaaaatttatatttgtaAGCCCTTAGCAAAATCTATATTTTAGTTATCTACTGTCTTCCAGCATCATTTCCTGGAGACCAGACGTTCAGTAGTTACTTGCTTGCCTCTCAACACATATGAATCAGATTTCACTCTCGCATTTAATCAAGTGACCAACAGGGGGCTTGACTCGCACACGGTGCCGATAGTCGGGCCGATTATCAGGGGCGAGGCTTCTGCAGCCTTCAATGTACTGTGAAACGTAGAAGGTGCAGAAGCCAAACAAGAAACCGTTTTAATAAAAACGTTCAGGTGtctgtagccttaaaggggttgtatcacgtcagcaaatggcatgtatcatgtagaccaagttaatacaagacactttctaatgtattttgTTCCACGCAACATCGGaacaaagtatattacaaactttctctTGCAAGTGTGTTCTGTGTAATTAAGGTGGCTTTGTGGGACTCGCTGgtgcccagaaaacccctttaacactttattttttgggggattacgTCTAGATAAACAGTCTATGGACAAGTTAGATGTATAGGCTAGGtttggtatgtttttttttttttttgttttgttttgtttttggcacagGGCCACCAACTATTAGTCTAGTGACAACTTTTCATTAACTGAAGACAAATAATGATGCcggctttatttatttttccatcacattatacccttCTTGGTTCCATGGTTACgtccaccctgcagtccagcagtggtggccgtgattactataggaaaaagcgccgacATCTCTGGTGGCTGGTACCATGTGAGAGCACATAGAACAGCACTTTTTCCtgcattgtgcaagcacgaccacctttgctggattgtagggtggtcgtaactgtGGAAATGaaaagtgtataatgcgatggataAATTattcaaaccagcaaa
This region of Bufo gargarizans isolate SCDJY-AF-19 chromosome 11, ASM1485885v1, whole genome shotgun sequence genomic DNA includes:
- the MAX gene encoding protein max isoform X1 — encoded protein: MSDNDDIEVESDDESSRFYCSADKRAHHNALERKRRDHIKDSFHSLRDSVPSLQGEKVTAYGQASRAQILDKATEYIQYMRRKNHTHQQDIDDLKRQNSLLEQQVRALEKAKSNSRLQSNYSSSDSSLYTNPNGSTISAFDGGSDSSSESEPEEPQSRKKLRMEAS
- the MAX gene encoding protein max isoform X4, which encodes MSDNDDIEVESDADKRAHHNALERKRRDHIKDSFHSLRDSVPSLQGEKASRAQILDKATEYIQYMRRKNHTHQQDIDDLKRQNSLLEQQVRALEKAKSNSRLQSNYSSSDSSLYTNPNGSTISAFDGGSDSSSESEPEEPQSRKKLRMEAS
- the MAX gene encoding protein max isoform X3, giving the protein MSDNDDIEVESDADKRAHHNALERKRRDHIKDSFHSLRDSVPSLQGEKVTAYGQASRAQILDKATEYIQYMRRKNHTHQQDIDDLKRQNSLLEQQVRALEKAKSNSRLQSNYSSSDSSLYTNPNGSTISAFDGGSDSSSESEPEEPQSRKKLRMEAS